A window of Gambusia affinis linkage group LG03, SWU_Gaff_1.0, whole genome shotgun sequence genomic DNA:
attaaaatattaacgAAAGGTTCATTAACTCAGCTCACGTGTCAATAATATTATGTAGATTAATACCACACAGACTGACATCAAATAGCTTTTATATTAATGAGGAGGGTTTAGGCTTACTACTAATGAAAACACGACATTTAAGATTATAATATTACAACAGAccatagaaaattattttaatgaagaaaggtgggtcaaatgaaaaatgtgtaataCCGGTTTACatgttattttcaaactgtACTTCTGACAAACGAGTATCATCGGAACCCATATTAAATTTTACAGAATACGACTATAAATGCTgacctgaaatgaaaattatGCGTACAGTATGGCGCTAACATTAATACAATGACCAGGACGGGGAGGAGTATAACGTTACCTGGGACATTTACTGCAGATGACTATGTGCTCGAAACTCCCCCCTCAATAGTCACCGCCGTCGCTAAGCAACGTATCAAACACTTTACAATCGTACAAATCAGCCGTATGCTTTCTGGCCAACAGTTTGATGCATTCATCCTTTTATTGTGATTAGCCCAAGCATCGTTAACGTAACCATAGCGCTTCTGTCGTGACGCCATCTTGGATACTTTCGGTCGCGAACGTAACGGCTCTAATGCGACGGCTTTTTGAAATTAACGACGGCTCCTCACTGAGAGCCCTTCGTCAATGTATGGGAGGGGTCGTTGTGCTACAAACATAGCAGCACAACAACCACACCACGTGAGAAATGGAAGGCGAGAAAccagatgaggaggaagagaaagatcGCAAGCGAGCgcctccagttttgttttgttttgagactTTTTCTGCTCAGCTCTCTGTGTCAGTGGCTCCGCTCTGCTCGCAGCAGAGATTTGGTTTGGTCAGTAGTATGGCAACCTTGTGGCCAATCACGTGTGAGGATAAGGGATCAAACCATTGTGTGAAAAGAGAGAGGGGGCCGACGCGGCAGTCAGGTGTGTCTGTCCCTTCAGTCATATCTGCTACTGTATGAAACTAcaagctttgcacatctagaaacaatatttttgccaatttttctctgcaaacagtttaaactcagtcagattggatgaagaatgcttgatttaaaaaaaaaaaaaaatcttgccaAAGATGTGAAAGTCTGAACTTTGCAGAGTTTCACACATTAATACCCTTTCATCAAAACTATTTAATTGTAGTTTTGACTATGTTTAGAAAGTGAACCCTCACTGCACTATAGTTTGTTCTTGTCTCCAACTGGTTTCCGTCCAGCGTCGTCCTTTATTTAGTTCCATCCATCTTACAAGGAATTTCCCCTTcccactttaaaacaaatttaaaagagtTGTGGATGACTGAACAGTTCTCCATTTAAAAGTCAAAGCTTCTGATACTTTGTATAACCTAAGTCTCTTTCAAACATCTGCAACATTTAAGTCTGACCTATAGCGGTCTATATCAGAGCAGGAGGAGCTAAACACAAATGCAGGATTTTCAAATAtgtctttgaaaaacaaatcttgaaAACCTCGACATATTTGGCTTCTGCTTAGTAAATAAGCTGAGCTACTGCAtgaatctcttttttttgcagccgcaatgtgacaaaataagtATGAGTATTTAGGCAAGATGCTGAATGTATCTCAACGAATTGACTGCAGTTATTCTTACCTTGGGCTGATAGGGTGGTGGAGCACCAGTTCCAGTTCCTGGCCATGCTGGAGGTTGTGCTGGACGGACATGATTTCCATAGTGGTTTTGTGAAGGCTGCTGCCCTGGGTGCCACTGCTGCTGTGAGGGAGCATACGGCCCTGTGTGTCCCCAAGCATCACCCTGAGGGCTGGGATGGAGCGGCTGCCCAGTGGGATAGGGGGGATTTGAAGGCACAGCATGTCCACCTTCACTGTAGTGGGAGTATGGTCCAGATGGGTATCCAGGACCCTGAGGGAGCAGCCAACACATGTTGGTTTTTAAAACATCGTTTCAGTATTGCGCGGATTAATAGATTTGTTTAGAAATCAATATGACTTTAAGGATAAGGTTTTCTCTAAGCAGAAAACTGGAGCAAGTCTCAGTTTTCTGAGACTTGCTTCATACTTATGGATAGTCACATGCTTATGGACTGTATGTGACTCCTCACATACAGTCCATAAGTGTTCACCTGCTGCCTTCAGGCAAACTTTAAAAGCAAATCCAGCACAACGCTACGGAGCTTACCTCAGGCtgttaaaaaatctgaactaaagTTAGGATTATGCACCTTGTTTTTATCTAGGGCTGTTGTAAaggaatattttagtaatcaagtaatCTTTTGATTATTCTTACGAGTAATTGggtaaaaaagataaaataaaacattggtaaatctaacataacagcagtaCTACTATACTCCAGGCATCgtgccagtcattttaaggatgcttattggttCCCCGAGAAACGACCCAGACATTATCACCactcaataaaatccccaaggccgctgctaacacttagcttccATCAACAACTTAGGCAGAAGTGAGAGAGCTGTGTAACACAAGTAATAACCCAGCCGGAATAGgtgtattaaataataaaatataacttaacGACGCTTCGAGGCAGATGAATTttcctcaaggaattttaataatcgaggtactcgaatcactcgaggaatcgtttcagccctattGTTATCCaatatttttctcacaaatcTGCTATAAATCCAGGAGCTTCCTCACCCCGTTTACTTGTCTGTTCCACAGTTCAGAATTAGATAgcaaactgatttgatttgtgCATTTCAAGTGTAACGTTATCTCACCCCTTGACAGTGCGGACCAGAATAATGATGATGCTGGTGCTGGGTGTGTGGTTGGCCCGACGGCCCACCGCTCTGGTCAGCCGGACAGCCTTGGCTAGGGTAGGAACTTCTCTGGGGGTCAGCACAGTAGAaagggttggatggatgaaaaccACTCGCTGGATACTGGTTTTGTGCAGTGTTGTAGACTCCATGGCCGTTTGGATAGCCTCCTGGCATTACCTTTAACCAAAGCAAAGAGATTTACTATTTGTAGAAATGTGCAGTTTTATGTAGTTGTAATATAAATATGAGACAAATGAAAAGCATTCAGGAGATACTTAGGAAGATTAGTAGATTAACTCCAACTTGTTTCGACCAAGGCAGGTCGGGTTGTGTTGCATAATGAGTTGTACCTGTGGATTGTACTGTTGCTGAACATCTGATCCGGAGGGATAAGTGTTTGCATAGTGTCCAGTGGAGTGAGACTGTGGATACCAGTAATGTGAAGGGTAACCTGGGTACTGGGGAGCATCCTGTAAATGCAATATGCCATAAAGAAAAAGCAGTGCATTAATGtttaacaggaagtggtagcTGACATAGTCAGGCTGCCTGTCCTTAAACAAACAATATCTGATATAACAATTACAGTGGCTCAATTACTGCGCTGGTTGGACCGGTTTAGGACAAACTCTTCATGCTCTGCAGTTAAGCTAAATTTACTCACGTGTCAGATTAAATATTGTTCACATGAAGGTTATGTCTAGGGAAAAAGCCAAAACCTGAACAGGAGCTTTACAAGCAAGCTAGTTGTAACTATTACATAATGCCAGCTAGCTCAGTTAGCTGTGCAGCTAATACTTTAACAGCTCTCTACGTAAGCCACTTCGGTATCATACACCAATTCCCCTAGGTATTATTTTCTTGATATTAAACACATTACGTTGcgttttttaaagcaaatatgacTATTTAACCTGTTTTCATTCACTCACCATAGCGCTATTCCAGTTTCCGTGGTTATTTCCCGAGTTACAAGCCGAGGGCCAGTCAGGTTTCAGATTTGACTGCATTTGATGGTGATGTTTTAGCTACGTGCGTTTGCGGCCAGCCGTCCCGTCATCTGTCattgtaaagaacaaaaaatctTGAACTAGCACAGCGATACTTATTTAAACTGTCAGCATTCCCAGAGCGGTTTCTTCGCGGAAGTGCAGGTCGTCAGATTAAAGTCAGGAAACGATAGTCAGGGGGAGCTAAGGGAAGCACCGGCATGTCcctttaaacaaacaaagaggaaacaaaatatCAAGATGTCTCACTCAAACGCATTTTTATGGCATCGTGAAAATCTTTACAGAGTGATCAGCCCTAACGTGTACTCTAAATGTGTTTACATTGCaataacagaaatgtaaaattatcgGTACTACCTTGTTGTActtatatttttctcaaaatacttttttttttaaactaatcttATGAAACTGTACAATATCAATAGCCTATGAACGATCTTTGGTGGCACATCTACTTCAACAGACTATATTAAGAACTGACAAGAATCCAAAATCGACTCAAActatataattttaataataaattaattttagtttgtcttttgttgGGGTCTTACTTCGAAAAGTTTGATGTATACTACTTCAAAACACcaggtattaaacatttttattttatgggaaTATGTGGGTCACTACACACAAAGagtaatattatatttttgttctataGCATTTAATATGATGTTGACCAACCCTTTGGAGATATTAAAGCTTCAACATTTTCCACCAGGTTTAAGGGGAGCGCGGGAATTTATGACCATCTTTTCCCATAGTCTCCACGCCAATTAATTGAAAAGTATTGTGGTAGATTGAGGTATTGAGTATTGTGGTAGATTGAGGTCAGGAAATTCAACAAACCTGTTTATTCTTTccgttttttaaggaaaaaagaaataaattttaaggaAAGAGGAGGGAAATATTAAGATACTTGTGTAATTTTTTCCAGTCTCGTAGTAAGATATTCATAACTACAAGCAAGTGAAAATTTCCTCACTTTTGTCGCAGCAAGCACCGTTTACATGAACCAGAAGGTGGCGATATTGCAAGTCAAATGATGGCAACCTAAGTTAAGtagtagtagaagaagaaggcACTTCCTGCGcaaatgttaaaagaaacacattccGAAATATTCATGGCTTGACGGTAAATAAATGTGCTGGAAGTGAAAAATACCGAAGCTCAAGATGAACTATGTACCAGGGACGGCAAGCCTCATTGACGACATCGACAGTAAGCTGGAAGCATTAATTATTCCTCATTTGCACAGAACATTATGCTTCTATGGAAAGACTTGAAATATTCGTATGGacattaaatgtgtaatttagcGCACTTCGTGTTCGGTTCTACCCTGCAGAAAAGCACCTGGTGTTGCTCCGAGATGGCAGAACTCTGATTGGTTACCTCAGGAGCATCGACCAGTTTGGTACAGCTTCTTTAGATCAGctccacttttatttattttttttctccacactaGATAATCGAGTCGAATCAGTTCAGTTTGCTTAATTAGTTCACAATTTctatatgttttatatattttaccgACAACTCTCTTACATACGTCCTGCTTTTGTTTCTCAGCCAATTTAGTGTTTCACCAGACGGTGGAGCGCATCCACGTGGGGAAAAAGTTTGGAGACATCCCGAGAGGAATTTTCATCGTGAGAGGGGAAAATGTAGTTCTGCTTGGAGAGATGGTACTGGCATTCTCactttgctctttttgtttgttactATGATGCGAACGGGTGTCCAGCAGCGTTGCGTTATTgcaaaattaaaccaaaaattgCTGCTGGTCAAGTGTTTGGCTAATTTGGAGGAGATGGAAAATATTACCAGGTGGCAATGATGATGCGGTAACATGCGTTTGTTTTGTGGCTAAGAATGCAGAAAAAGGTGATCATGATTTCATGTATCACTACAGAGGTATTCTTTTTTCTCGATTGTAAGAGAACAGGTTTAATGTAATGCAtgttttaagttatatttacaAGTTCTTGACACTTATCGCAGTTTATGCATTAAGTGTATCAAAACACCTCATTTGGAATAGTGATGTAGGAATATTTGCAAAAGTTTCTTTGCCAAAATATACAGTTTCCATTCAAAttcaataatgaaataaaatatttatttacccCAAAGGACAActaaatgtcttaaaatatttccagttagTCGTTGTGGATTGGGATTCTGTGGGCAGGACGGATCTCTGGTAGCAGTCGGTCCTGCAACAAACCTAAAAAAACTGTGACTTAAGATTGTTCCCGTATGATAGTCTCATGACTGTGATGATATAATATAGGCTCAATTTCCAAGTatccttgtaaaaaaaaattttttaattaaagcaggTGTATGTTATTAAAAGCTAAAATCTTTATTCTCAAATGTCCAATACATGAGCTTCAATAATTGACCTGGATAATATTTGTCACCGTTAATTGACTTGAAATTGTTCTTTGTTCAATTAAGTAGAGTATGTGGACTGCCATCAAAAACATCTACAAAAATGCTATTGGGGCGTGTTAGAAAACTGAGTGAATTATATGAGCAGCTGGCAACAAGAGTTAGTAACTTTAAAAAGCTAAGAAAATATCCTTTTATTTCTCATGTAATCTTTCTTCATGTAAGGCACTTAAAAACTAAGTTGAAAACACTCAATCTAAAGTCCAAACCCTAcagaaaaatattctatttttgaATATTGAACATACTTTTAAGTGAGCGGAGTAAGatcaaaaacatgacacttttggaaaacagaaaatagtaaTAGAGATTTCTTCTTGTCACTGCAGAGACAGCCAACCTTCTAGGCCAACGCACAGAGCAAGGCTGAGTCACGGAGCCGGACGCTTGTCACACTCTAGATGTACATCATGTATTGAGTCCTAAATACAGCCTGTACTATTACGTTAGCTTCAGAATGCTTTCTACGACAACTGTTGGTAGCAAACATGCAGAGCTCTCCACCATTTTTTATCACCCCtgataaagatgtgtaaaaagcctttaaaggaacttgtttttcttttgcgtgAGTTTCATATCTCTCAAAGAAATGCCGAAAAAGAAatccagcttttcttttgacTACATTCGTTTAGCCAGAATACAATCACGCATAAAGAAATACAAGTTACAAAATGGTACTCCGAACACTTCATATAAACATAATGTAACTGGAGCATTTATTCTTAACCCTGGTTTTTTCGAAAAGTAATGAAGTTTCAAGGAGCTTCCAGTTAATAATCTATGACTTTGTTCTactgaggtaaaaatatgacgCCACAAAGGGACATTTCTCTTTGCCACActtcaaagtgtgaaaaagtagATAacaggcttcttttttttaacgttATGGGGCTGCATACATTGGTGTAAATCATAAAATGTCTATAAGGCAAGAAAATGCCGCTAACCTAAACTTGGTTTGTATGTACCGTTAGAGCTACTATTAAACTAGGAAATGAGTAAAAGATTAAAGCCGTTTCTCTCCAACATACTAGATGTAATTCCACTGTAATTTTTAACTGGAACCATGGTGGGATGAGCTGTTCTGCAGCACacactgcaggtgtgtgtgtcgTGTTAAAGATCAATTTGTGGAAAATCCCTTCATGCCGATTGTCATTTGTTGTGGAGGTTCGGCTTTCTTCTCTTCCAAAAGCCCATCGAAATCTTCTTAAGATTTTGTTGATTCATGGACTGCTTGACATTCAAGGACgcaaaaaaaagtgaagatttttataaatcttcacgtttataaataaaaaagtgaagatAGGGCATCAACTGGCCTTTTAACAGAATAATGACTCAATACTTATGgccaaacaacacaaaaatggaTCACCAGGCAAGAATTAACCCTCTTCCAACGTCATCACATtcccaaatcaaaacaaaaaaaccttttgagtGAGCTGAAGAGAGAAAGATAGAGAACCAAGGACTATGGTGACCCAAACGGATCGTGTAAAGAGCAGTAGTTACGATTTCTCTGTATGCTCTAACCGGGTAATGTGTAAAGAGAGAAATTGTAAGAGAAGATTGTTGTACAAAATCTGAACAGCAGGGGGTGCCGATGAGAGCAGCGGGGGTGTACTTGTGTTCAAGTAAATGTGCTAAATTAAACATGTTGTTTGATTTGAGGTTATTCtgatacaataaaaatatctatttttaaatatttttatacatatttgctAGAGGTGTCTGTAAACATGGAGGTTATTGTTCTGTCTGCATTTACCGGTACATAAATCCCAGTTCTATCTTGTATAACCTGTTTAAATTAAGGCTAGATCAAGTGTATGGATGTGATACTAACATGGTCATCGCTTTGATTTagagttttgtctgatttagtCTCATTTACCATTTTAGGTTAATTTAATCAGTCATGCGTTTctcatcatttaatttttttttaattgctggtAAACGGGTgtaaatgctgctgctgattttttattgttttttgctttgatgAAACATTAGTTGCAGAACGGTCGGGCAGTCAGTGTTTGAAGAAGCAGAGAACATATTGTCTGGATCTTTAGTAAAGTTGCAGGTATCATAAACAGTTGGGCTGTGACGTggagtgtgtgtttttctgcaggacgTGGATAAGCCCTGCGACACCATCCTGCAGCAGGTTTCCATCGAAGAGATCCTAGAGgagcagcggctgcagcagcaagCCAAGCAGGAGACGGAGAAAGTCAAGATGCAGGTCCTGAAGGATCGAGGCCTCTCCATTCCCAAAGCGGATAACTTGGACGAATATTAAagcagctttctttctttttttgttttttttccctcacgaGCCTTTTTCTCAGTTTGTATCGGACTGGTAACTTGTACCTTTGATCCGaggagttttgtgttttgttagtAGAATTATCAAGTTGGATCTATTTACTGTTCTGgtcgatttttatttgaagtgtttGGAGGAAAATGTGATTAGCTCATCTCAGTTTTGCAAGATCAtggcagtaaaataaatgtaaaaaaaaatgttttcccaaaTTACTGTTAGTAGTTTTGAGTATATAGAAGCACTTTGTATTTTGTCACAATGTGGTGAGCTTTCATGTTTGAGGATGTCTGCGTCTGCTAATGATGAGCACTACTTTCTCAAATAAAAGAATGATTTGTCATTATGGGAGCTGCTTGGGAAAACGTATAATCAAATCATCTAGTCGTTTCTCTGTCTCTGATGTATGCATTGCTAtaaaagcagtttatttttagaataaccCATCAGGGTGCGTCCTGCAGAGTGACCTCCTCCACGGGACTTTGCAGATCTACAAGCAAAAAGCATCATTCACTGTGGCAATTGCATTAAGGCAGATCAGTGGCTCAGACAGCCTGTGTCCTGTTGTAGAGATCATGGCGCGTCCGTCCGGATAGATCGATCCTATCTGCCCTCATCAGTCAATAATCCGCCTGTTAATTGTTTGGACTAATGATAATCATGTAACAGAGCTCCCGTGCGGGAGACGTATTTTGCATGCAGCCCACTATTAAACCAATTATTGCCACTGCCACATGGTTTTACCCTCTTCCGCTGCTCAATATGTTTAATCTCATTAGTACCAGAACTTGTTTTAATGC
This region includes:
- the bag4 gene encoding BAG family molecular chaperone regulator 4 isoform X1; its protein translation is MQSNLKPDWPSACNSGNNHGNWNSAMDAPQYPGYPSHYWYPQSHSTGHYANTYPSGSDVQQQYNPQVMPGGYPNGHGVYNTAQNQYPASGFHPSNPFYCADPQRSSYPSQGCPADQSGGPSGQPHTQHQHHHYSGPHCQGGPGYPSGPYSHYSEGGHAVPSNPPYPTGQPLHPSPQGDAWGHTGPYAPSQQQWHPGQQPSQNHYGNHVRPAQPPAWPGTGTGAPPPYQPKDQQQQRTPQVGPKPRSAPAPNPPNGKPAEISSPPQIYSKAGRSDPSPSQPEPQPAAAPVGPQPLSDNPGLAKVQQVMARVQLLQEDVDEFVGKKTDKSYRCLEELLTKELLELDSVETQGQETVRQARKEAVQRIQAILDQLEKKAF
- the bag4 gene encoding BAG family molecular chaperone regulator 4 isoform X2, yielding MQSNLKPDWPSACNSGNNHGNWNSAMDAPQYPGYPSHYWYPQSHSTGHYANTYPSGSDVQQQYNPQRSSYPSQGCPADQSGGPSGQPHTQHQHHHYSGPHCQGGPGYPSGPYSHYSEGGHAVPSNPPYPTGQPLHPSPQGDAWGHTGPYAPSQQQWHPGQQPSQNHYGNHVRPAQPPAWPGTGTGAPPPYQPKDQQQQRTPQVGPKPRSAPAPNPPNGKPAEISSPPQIYSKAGRSDPSPSQPEPQPAAAPVGPQPLSDNPGLAKVQQVMARVQLLQEDVDEFVGKKTDKSYRCLEELLTKELLELDSVETQGQETVRQARKEAVQRIQAILDQLEKKAF
- the lsm1 gene encoding U6 snRNA-associated Sm-like protein LSm1, translating into MNYVPGTASLIDDIDKKHLVLLRDGRTLIGYLRSIDQFANLVFHQTVERIHVGKKFGDIPRGIFIVRGENVVLLGEMDVDKPCDTILQQVSIEEILEEQRLQQQAKQETEKVKMQVLKDRGLSIPKADNLDEY